The Sander vitreus isolate 19-12246 chromosome 24, sanVit1, whole genome shotgun sequence genome segment atggactCGCGCTGAAGCAGCTTGTTGAGTCATGGCCATGGGACTCACAGGTTGTAGGTGCCCgcagagtgtctgtgtgtgtaaaattGTGACAGATtgcttttgtgtctgtgtgcttacATCAAGTGCGACGTTGTGTGGTGTGAGAATGTTTGTTTCTAAATCTGAACAAACTTTTTTTATGGTGTATATGTGCTTAGCtgtactgatgtgtgtgtgtgtgtgtgtgtgtgtgtgtgtgtgtgtcagagtgaggACTCATACTGCAACAGTTCATACAGCAGGGGTCCGTCACGGTAGCGGATGCCCACAGCGGCCGGCGTTATGTACTGCAGGATGTTTATAGTCCTCCGCAGGCGCCTGTCTACGTAGTGGGCGTCCCATGCCGGATAACGCTTCCTGGGCATGTCGATCTTTATCAGTGGGCCCTCTGGCTTGGAGGTGATGGGCGCCGACCTCACCTGGAAGACGGGAAGACACGTCTCAGCCACATCCTCTTCCGTCTGTGACTTGGCCATGTGGGCGGGGGTGGGTGGGGCGGTGGGCGGGGCTGacggggggagggggagacCCCAGAGCAGCTGGGCGCAGCAGGACGAGGCAGGGCTTGGTTGGAGGTGGGCGGTGGCAGGGTGCAGGAAGCCGTAGTACAACAGCATGACCAGGACGCCGCCGGCGAACGTCAGGTAGACGCCGCACAGCGCTGGGACAGCGTAGGAGTCAGTCAACACTGGGTCCCTGTAGGCGTACCTGCAGAATAGGGTTCAATttaatgtgactgtgtgtgtgcatgtgcacttaagtgtgtgtgctctgtgtagACTAGAGTGCATATTGTCGCTGTCGGGCGGAAACCTTATATGTCCAAAATTGTTAATGAAAAGGGGGATTTTGAAAACATTGTATTGAGCTATTTACCTCGTCGCTGTTTACCTTCAACTCTGCTGTGTGCGGCACTTCATACAAGATGGAGGCGGAGAGGAGTTACGATGCTTTGCCAACAATTTGAGGATCCAATGGAGTTACGAGATTTAGTCAGGAGCTctttttaatacttttcatTGGTTAAATAGgtgtaaaacccacagacagatgTAAAGGGTGATCAATAGaatagcattgatttatgaaaaaaattaaaaaagacaaaatatgggGGTATGAGGTTTCCGCCCGACAGCGACAGTATACCTACATTCTGTGTTTTAGCCAATTCCTCTCTGCACTGGTttgatttaaattttttattttgcctCCGCCTCTCTTTCTAATTTTGATTAAACATGACATTAGTTGCATCCCGGTTCAAGATGCAAAGAAATGCCAACTCACCACAGCCCAGTGAGGATGGTGTTCTCGGCCAACACCACGATGTAGTACGTCACCATTCTGTACCGCGTCCGGCCCTCCTTCACATTAAACCAGCAGAAGATGTAGACGATGCCAACCACCATGTTGAAGAGCACCTCCTCCCACTTGGACATACAGAAGTCGGTGCCTCCGTGCACCACCCAGAAGGCCATGGCGCACCAGTGAACCACTACAAAGATGCCAAAGTAAATGTGGAAGAGGGAGGCGAAGAGGGCAAGCGAGAGGACGCGGGACGAGATGGTGAAGAGGCGCCAGAAGAGGTGCAGCAGCGCCCCGCGGTAGCTCATGCTGCGCTGGTCGTCACGAGAGTCTCGCAGCAGTTTGTGGTAGGAGGCCAGAACCCAGGCGAGAGACAAGAGGGAGCCGAGGGAGGAGATGCCTACAGAGAGAGTCACAGGAGAGTAACAGGATGCGAAAAAAAGAACAGAGGCGGATGATGATgtggatgcattttttttttttttctctctctgagtgAATCAATCAGAACAAAGTAGAAACAAGGTTTCAAGATTCGTGAAACAAAGTACATGGGCACAAGATTATTATGAGTCAATGGGGGTATTTTGTGTAATCATGTGAGCACATCCTTAAGTAAGAAGTAATGTGTGACACGACAGAAACATTTAGTAATGATGCCTAATCGTATGAGTCTGAAATATGAAGTTATTTTTAATATCCCAGCTGCTGTGCGCATCCACCCCCTGCACTGCACTAGTCACATATTTGCATTAGAATAGTACAAGTAGAATGTGTCCCAAAACTCCAGAGTGATAGAGATGAATAACACCAGTGGGTGGCCACCTAGATGATACATTTCATGGATGAATAAGGAAGAGGAGGCTGATGGAGTTTGGCTAGCACATCTCCCTGACACCTGTGATTGTGCTTTCTTTCTAGGACTTCCTGAACAAAAAAAGCACTGTGAAAATCCAAATGCAGCACCATTTGCAGCCACAAATTACTGAGCATGATGTGTGCAAATTGCTAATTactgtgtgtgcagctgtggATTTGTATGTGCTTTGTGGGCTCCATGAAACCAAGGTGTTATGTTTGGTAATGTGGCATGTAGCTGTTGTTAGTCTGAAGAACTGAAGTCAGTCCATCCAGTGTAGTCCGTGCTCCACCTACACTGCAGCGTCTCGGCTCGGTTCTCCTGGATCATGATGCAGAGCTGCAGGACCAGCTGAGGTGCAGACTCCAGGAAAGTCTCCAGCAGCCGCAGCATGTTGACGTCTGCGTACTCGAACATCATGGCCCAGTACCAGCGCCGCTGGTGCTCCTTCTGCCGACGCGACATGATGCCCAGGTACAGCGTCCTGATGTACCTGCAGGGGGTCAGATGTAAGAGCGCtgattaataaaaacacattttttgagtctctttgtttttatcCTCAATGccattttttgattattttctttctcactAATTCTGTCTTTTGCCTGCTTGtaacttttgttttaaaaagatcACTAATTCTACTACTATCATTAATCCgtcataaaataataatctgattAAGTTCTGAATTGGTTACTATTGGctactattttaataatcgatcgTTTCAGTCATTTTCACAAACATTAATACTGAACATTTGCTTTTCGTCATCATATATATTTACCTGAATATCTTTTGATTTGGCATGTttgttggcttaaaaaaaaaagaagcaattttAATATCTTACCTCTATAAATTATAGCCATTGGCTATAGCCAGGGgccattttcactattttcaggcaaacaatcaacagattaattaaTGATAGCAATAGTCAATAGTTGTAGTCCTAATGCACATGGTACAATGACAGATATCTAGATGATTATGAATTGACAACTATCAGAAATATATGAATGCAACACTCTGAGCAACGGAATTAAAAGCTATGACCTATAGCCCTACTGAacttataaaaatatttttaggtTGGTCTGATTATTGATAGAACCTCTTTATGAACAAACAGCCATGACAAAATTCTGATCCATACATACTGAGTGAATGTCTAGATATGCAAAACTACAGTACATGTGGGTGGGATGTAGGCAGTGATTGCAATTAAAATACCTAAGggcactcactgtgtgtgtgtgtgtgtgtgtgtgtgtgtgtgtgtgtgtgtgtgtgtgtgtctaacgaTATCCTCCTGCTTCCCTTTAGAGTGCATTGCTCCTATTATACGTTCATTGGTGTCAtggcatgtgtgcatgtgttcctACATTATGCATGACTCTGCATGTACGGCTATTACAGCCATCTGGTTTGAAACATACAAGCTTAATTCACAAAACATAAATTATGCACCATCCATAGGAACATGCCTACGAGTGCATGCACACCACTTTATGTTCACATCAGGTCTGGCTTAATGCAGATGCTGGGATTGAGCAGGCACGTGGGCTACCAGTCATGGGAGGGCTTCTGGCAAATTAACGATCTGGTGGCACGGTGAGGATAGAGGAAAGTGGACTGTTAACAGGGTTGACTAGTTATGGACGTACAGTATGCTGACAATTTCTAGAATTTTCACTgcattgttaatgtttttttcatatttccttTTGTAGAGATAATACAGGTGGGCTTGCTTTGCTGTGCTGTATGCTATTGAATTGAAGAGTAAAAGATATCCACCCTGACATCCTGTGTTTTGATGGACACTCTGGGGTGAGGGCCATCCCATATATCCCAACCTATCCTTattatcaattcaattcaattttatttatagtatcaaatcataacaagagttatctcaagacactttaaagatagagtaggtctagaccacacactataatttacaaagacccaacaattccagtaattatCCTATTCTTCAAATATGttaatgcttttaaacaaaccaTTTCAAGCCAAATTACTGGATTATGTAGCTTTACAATAAGATACAAACAGCAAAATGCTGTTTGTCCTTGACTCAAGAACAATAAAGGATAAATAACCGGCACAATTTGTTTggcttttttaaaatctgtaaacAGGAAGTCCTTGCATTTACGTTCAGGTTAGGGATTGAGGCTTTACTGTGCAGCGTGGCAGGCGGCCCTGAGAGCCACTTAATGCCTTAACACGGAGGGATACCAACCATATGTATTGTACCGCATTCAGAAGATCGTACACCCCTCCACCCTACCCCCACCACTCTCACTCCTACTCCTTCTTTTCCCTCTCTGCTTTCACTCTTTTCTACTCCCCTCCCCCCATTTACACATTGTGTATGTGCAaccttttcttcctcctccatctccttccCCACCCCTACTTCACTCCACAGCCTCTCCATCTCTAAGCGATCTGTCTCAATCAGGCTGTACCATTTCCTTAGCTACAAACATCCTCACCCCctccccttcttcttcttccttctcttGCCCCTCCACTTCCTCCAGGTGGGAGAGTCCATTCTGCTGGCTGGGGGGGTGATTATTGGGTGGGGTGCATGAAGGTagagtttatgtgtgtgtctgtgagtatgtGGGTGTAAGGGTTGATTTAACCCTACAACCACAGAGAGGCCAAAGCAGAGAAGCTGAGTAGCACAGCAGGatgtaaacacactcacacacaatcaTCACTCTACTCTCCCTGCTGCTCACCCGGCTTGAGGCAAGTGGACACCATTAAGGAGTCTTcttagagagagggggagggaatGAGAGTGAACACTGTCCTTGCATAGAGGGCTAGGAGGCTGGAGACAAGCTAGCACACACAAGAGCCTACAGTTGCaatacaaagtgtgtgtgtgtgtgtgtgtgtgtgtgtgtgtgtgtgtgtgtgtgtgtgtgtgtgtgtgtgcg includes the following:
- the xkr6a gene encoding XK-related protein 6, which produces MAAQSDGGKAGVGCGGGFAQLYDVDGEEPMDSAAIHICQCCRTSACYWGCRSACLGSLLGGGQPIGGVGIRETHCPPREQLWLDCLWIILALLVFFWDVGTDLCLAMDYYQRQDYLWFGLTLFFVLVPSVLVQILSFRWFVQDYTGGGLGEVEGLTKRGTVALGCLYPGRDRLQLATIWLWQATIHILQLGQVWRYIRTLYLGIMSRRQKEHQRRWYWAMMFEYADVNMLRLLETFLESAPQLVLQLCIMIQENRAETLQCISSLGSLLSLAWVLASYHKLLRDSRDDQRSMSYRGALLHLFWRLFTISSRVLSLALFASLFHIYFGIFVVVHWCAMAFWVVHGGTDFCMSKWEEVLFNMVVGIVYIFCWFNVKEGRTRYRMVTYYIVVLAENTILTGLWYAYRDPVLTDSYAVPALCGVYLTFAGGVLVMLLYYGFLHPATAHLQPSPASSCCAQLLWGLPLPPSAPPTAPPTPAHMAKSQTEEDVAETCLPVFQVRSAPITSKPEGPLIKIDMPRKRYPAWDAHYVDRRLRRTINILQYITPAAVGIRYRDGPLLYELLQYESSL